The Chionomys nivalis chromosome 20, mChiNiv1.1, whole genome shotgun sequence genome includes a region encoding these proteins:
- the Cfap97 gene encoding cilia- and flagella-associated protein 97 isoform X1, translating to MTSPGSTDAWSAAGTLFSRDSGPRPPRLSSSAHSVPGSSRRRSRTRALRLGSDAEVGERWRRGCACAGQGRTGTPDWARESVAVAVPRYTFDIMDRYGDISEGEVDHSFFDSDFEDAKKCDSNLVFDKQNDDLKERIDKDTKNVNLKFEIQDDDLKERIDNDTENVNLELGIQTKENYLTQKGNERKAKVSSKEYHVENDPTQSRSSSSTASSRSKKSCDDAKGHKLHLSVANRIPKIVKGEDDYYTDGEESSDDGKKFHVRAKSAKPSNNFKKNANKKYSKISSSSSLSSSSSRSSSDCSDTGSDTHKSDSRSSSRKHASGVTPSSPKQRCKSGRKSVSTQPASAKPKAGNYNEESENAVTDVTPLSTPDISPIQSFELGTSHDQKVKVKRQENVSRDVYEDVEALKHEPRPLKSARRKEKHGQNFAPRSSVLDANLDHRSKQKVLNDTMDLNHLLKGRGRSSVVPCLARMDKTPGSVPTTTQQKSFAFLQLDKKGPQKHHFEQPSVMPRKNYSFTREEVRQIDRENQRLLKELSRQAEKPGSKSTIPGRSIGHPPKLYHSALNRQREQQRIERENLALLKRLEAVKPTVGMKRSEQLMDYHRNVGYLNPSPSMRRVRSTLGHYSPLRGASRTSSATSGFSCKTDRSMLDASSGFLLRPKPPNVRTAWL from the exons ATGACGTCTCCGGGATCTACCGACGCCTGGAGCGCGGCCGGGACTCTCTTCAGCAGAGACTCGGGTCCCCGACCTCCCCGCCTTTCCTCTTCCGCTCACTCGGTTCCCGGAAGCTCCCGCCGACGCTCACGCACGCGCGCACTTCGGTTAGGCTCGGACGCCGAGGTGGGAGAACGGTGGAGGCGTGGCTGCGCGTGCGCAGGGCAAGGGAGGACCGGAACGCCCGACTGGGCGCGAGAGTCCGTAGCGGTCGCAGTTCCCAG ATATACTTTTGACATCATGGATCGATATGGAGATATATCAGAAGGTGAAGTGGACCATTCTTTCTTTGACAGTGATTTTGAAGATGCAAAAAAGTGTGACAGTAATTTAGTTTTTGACAAGCAAAATGATGACCTTAAGGAAAGAATAGATAAGGACACCAAAAATGTAAACTTGAAATTTGAAATACAAGATGATGACCTTAAAGAGAGAATAGATAATGATACAGAAAATGTGAACTTGGAACTTGGAATCCAGACAAAGGAAAATTACCTTactcagaaaggaaatgaaagaaaagcaaaagtttcCTCAAAGGAATACCACGTAGAAAATGATCCTACACAGTCAAGAAGTTCCTCGTCGACCGCTTCTTCAAGATCAAAAAAATCGTGTGATGATGCAAAAGGACATAAATTACACTTGTCTGTTGCAAATAGAATTCCTAAAATTGTAAAAGGTGAGGACGATTACTACACAGATGGAGAGGAAAGCAGCGACGATGGAAAAAAATTCCATGTGAGGGCCAAGTCAGCTAAGCCCTccaacaacttcaaaaaaaacgcaaataaaaagtattccaAAATcagttcctcctcttctttgtcttcctcATCTTCAAGGTCAAGTTCAGACTGCTCAGATACAGGATCCGATACCCATAAATCCGATTCACGCTCATCATCAAGGAAACATGCTTCTGGTGTAACCCCCTCGTCACCAAAACAGAGGTGTAAATCAGGAAGAAAATCAGTGAGTACACAGCCTGCAAGTGCTAAACCAAAAGCTGGTAACTACAATGAGGAATCAGAGAATGCTGTAACAGACGTAACTCCTTTGTCAACGCCAGACATCAGCCCTATCCAGTCGTTTGAACTAGGCACATCACATGATCAGAAAGTAAAAGTTAAAAGGCAAGAAAATGTGAGCCGGGATGTATATGAGGATGTGGAGGCTTTAAAACATGAGCCAAGACCTCTGAAATCagccagaaggaaagaaaagcatggGCAGAATTTTGCTCCAAGATCATCAGTGTTAGATGCAAATCTAGACCATAGATCCAAACAGAAAGTCTTAAATGACACCATGGACCTTAATCATCTGCTGAAAG GCAGAGGACGTAGCTCAGTAGTACCGTGCTTGGCTAGAATGGACAAGaccccgggttcagttcccaccaccacccaacaaaaATCATTTG CTTTTCTGCAGTTAGATAAAAAGGGACCACAAAAACATCACTTTGAGCAGCCTTCTGTAATGCCTAGGAAAAACTACTCTTTCACAAGAGAAGAGGTGAGACAGATTGATCGGGAAAATCAGAGGCTTTTGAAAGAACTGTCAAGACAGGCTGAAAAACCAGGAAGCAAAAGTACAATTCCCGGAAGATCGATTGGCCATCCCCCTAAGTTATATCATAGTGCTCTCAACAGACAGAGGGAACAACAAAGGATTGAAAGAGAAAATTTG GCTTTATTGAAACGGCTTGAAGCTGTGAAACCAACAGTTGGCATGAAGCGCTCTGAACAGCTGATGGACTATCATCGAAATGTGGGCTATCTCAACCCTTCACCATCCATGAGACGCGTGAGATCTACTCTTGGCCATTATAGCCCACTGA GAGGAGCTTCCAGGACATCCAGTGCGACCAGTGGCTTCAGTTGTAAGACTGATCGATCAATGTTGGACGCATCCAGTGGCTTTTTGCTAAGACCGAAACCCCCGAATGTTCGTACTGCTTGGTTGTAA
- the Cfap97 gene encoding cilia- and flagella-associated protein 97 isoform X3, with protein MDRYGDISEGEVDHSFFDSDFEDAKKCDSNLVFDKQNDDLKERIDKDTKNVNLKFEIQDDDLKERIDNDTENVNLELGIQTKENYLTQKGNERKAKVSSKEYHVENDPTQSRSSSSTASSRSKKSCDDAKGHKLHLSVANRIPKIVKGEDDYYTDGEESSDDGKKFHVRAKSAKPSNNFKKNANKKYSKISSSSSLSSSSSRSSSDCSDTGSDTHKSDSRSSSRKHASGVTPSSPKQRCKSGRKSVSTQPASAKPKAGNYNEESENAVTDVTPLSTPDISPIQSFELGTSHDQKVKVKRQENVSRDVYEDVEALKHEPRPLKSARRKEKHGQNFAPRSSVLDANLDHRSKQKVLNDTMDLNHLLKGRGRSSVVPCLARMDKTPGSVPTTTQQKSFAFLQLDKKGPQKHHFEQPSVMPRKNYSFTREEVRQIDRENQRLLKELSRQAEKPGSKSTIPGRSIGHPPKLYHSALNRQREQQRIERENLALLKRLEAVKPTVGMKRSEQLMDYHRNVGYLNPSPSMRRVRSTLGHYSPLRGASRTSSATSGFSCKTDRSMLDASSGFLLRPKPPNVRTAWL; from the exons ATGGATCGATATGGAGATATATCAGAAGGTGAAGTGGACCATTCTTTCTTTGACAGTGATTTTGAAGATGCAAAAAAGTGTGACAGTAATTTAGTTTTTGACAAGCAAAATGATGACCTTAAGGAAAGAATAGATAAGGACACCAAAAATGTAAACTTGAAATTTGAAATACAAGATGATGACCTTAAAGAGAGAATAGATAATGATACAGAAAATGTGAACTTGGAACTTGGAATCCAGACAAAGGAAAATTACCTTactcagaaaggaaatgaaagaaaagcaaaagtttcCTCAAAGGAATACCACGTAGAAAATGATCCTACACAGTCAAGAAGTTCCTCGTCGACCGCTTCTTCAAGATCAAAAAAATCGTGTGATGATGCAAAAGGACATAAATTACACTTGTCTGTTGCAAATAGAATTCCTAAAATTGTAAAAGGTGAGGACGATTACTACACAGATGGAGAGGAAAGCAGCGACGATGGAAAAAAATTCCATGTGAGGGCCAAGTCAGCTAAGCCCTccaacaacttcaaaaaaaacgcaaataaaaagtattccaAAATcagttcctcctcttctttgtcttcctcATCTTCAAGGTCAAGTTCAGACTGCTCAGATACAGGATCCGATACCCATAAATCCGATTCACGCTCATCATCAAGGAAACATGCTTCTGGTGTAACCCCCTCGTCACCAAAACAGAGGTGTAAATCAGGAAGAAAATCAGTGAGTACACAGCCTGCAAGTGCTAAACCAAAAGCTGGTAACTACAATGAGGAATCAGAGAATGCTGTAACAGACGTAACTCCTTTGTCAACGCCAGACATCAGCCCTATCCAGTCGTTTGAACTAGGCACATCACATGATCAGAAAGTAAAAGTTAAAAGGCAAGAAAATGTGAGCCGGGATGTATATGAGGATGTGGAGGCTTTAAAACATGAGCCAAGACCTCTGAAATCagccagaaggaaagaaaagcatggGCAGAATTTTGCTCCAAGATCATCAGTGTTAGATGCAAATCTAGACCATAGATCCAAACAGAAAGTCTTAAATGACACCATGGACCTTAATCATCTGCTGAAAG GCAGAGGACGTAGCTCAGTAGTACCGTGCTTGGCTAGAATGGACAAGaccccgggttcagttcccaccaccacccaacaaaaATCATTTG CTTTTCTGCAGTTAGATAAAAAGGGACCACAAAAACATCACTTTGAGCAGCCTTCTGTAATGCCTAGGAAAAACTACTCTTTCACAAGAGAAGAGGTGAGACAGATTGATCGGGAAAATCAGAGGCTTTTGAAAGAACTGTCAAGACAGGCTGAAAAACCAGGAAGCAAAAGTACAATTCCCGGAAGATCGATTGGCCATCCCCCTAAGTTATATCATAGTGCTCTCAACAGACAGAGGGAACAACAAAGGATTGAAAGAGAAAATTTG GCTTTATTGAAACGGCTTGAAGCTGTGAAACCAACAGTTGGCATGAAGCGCTCTGAACAGCTGATGGACTATCATCGAAATGTGGGCTATCTCAACCCTTCACCATCCATGAGACGCGTGAGATCTACTCTTGGCCATTATAGCCCACTGA GAGGAGCTTCCAGGACATCCAGTGCGACCAGTGGCTTCAGTTGTAAGACTGATCGATCAATGTTGGACGCATCCAGTGGCTTTTTGCTAAGACCGAAACCCCCGAATGTTCGTACTGCTTGGTTGTAA
- the Cfap97 gene encoding cilia- and flagella-associated protein 97 isoform X2, with protein MTSPGSTDAWSAAGTLFSRDSGPRPPRLSSSAHSVPGSSRRRSRTRALRLGSDAEVGERWRRGCACAGQGRTGTPDWARESVAVAVPRYTFDIMDRYGDISEGEVDHSFFDSDFEDAKKCDSNLVFDKQNDDLKERIDKDTKNVNLKFEIQDDDLKERIDNDTENVNLELGIQTKENYLTQKGNERKAKVSSKEYHVENDPTQSRSSSSTASSRSKKSCDDAKGHKLHLSVANRIPKIVKGEDDYYTDGEESSDDGKKFHVRAKSAKPSNNFKKNANKKYSKISSSSSLSSSSSRSSSDCSDTGSDTHKSDSRSSSRKHASGVTPSSPKQRCKSGRKSVSTQPASAKPKAGNYNEESENAVTDVTPLSTPDISPIQSFELGTSHDQKVKVKRQENVSRDVYEDVEALKHEPRPLKSARRKEKHGQNFAPRSSVLDANLDHRSKQKVLNDTMDLNHLLKAFLQLDKKGPQKHHFEQPSVMPRKNYSFTREEVRQIDRENQRLLKELSRQAEKPGSKSTIPGRSIGHPPKLYHSALNRQREQQRIERENLALLKRLEAVKPTVGMKRSEQLMDYHRNVGYLNPSPSMRRVRSTLGHYSPLRGASRTSSATSGFSCKTDRSMLDASSGFLLRPKPPNVRTAWL; from the exons ATGACGTCTCCGGGATCTACCGACGCCTGGAGCGCGGCCGGGACTCTCTTCAGCAGAGACTCGGGTCCCCGACCTCCCCGCCTTTCCTCTTCCGCTCACTCGGTTCCCGGAAGCTCCCGCCGACGCTCACGCACGCGCGCACTTCGGTTAGGCTCGGACGCCGAGGTGGGAGAACGGTGGAGGCGTGGCTGCGCGTGCGCAGGGCAAGGGAGGACCGGAACGCCCGACTGGGCGCGAGAGTCCGTAGCGGTCGCAGTTCCCAG ATATACTTTTGACATCATGGATCGATATGGAGATATATCAGAAGGTGAAGTGGACCATTCTTTCTTTGACAGTGATTTTGAAGATGCAAAAAAGTGTGACAGTAATTTAGTTTTTGACAAGCAAAATGATGACCTTAAGGAAAGAATAGATAAGGACACCAAAAATGTAAACTTGAAATTTGAAATACAAGATGATGACCTTAAAGAGAGAATAGATAATGATACAGAAAATGTGAACTTGGAACTTGGAATCCAGACAAAGGAAAATTACCTTactcagaaaggaaatgaaagaaaagcaaaagtttcCTCAAAGGAATACCACGTAGAAAATGATCCTACACAGTCAAGAAGTTCCTCGTCGACCGCTTCTTCAAGATCAAAAAAATCGTGTGATGATGCAAAAGGACATAAATTACACTTGTCTGTTGCAAATAGAATTCCTAAAATTGTAAAAGGTGAGGACGATTACTACACAGATGGAGAGGAAAGCAGCGACGATGGAAAAAAATTCCATGTGAGGGCCAAGTCAGCTAAGCCCTccaacaacttcaaaaaaaacgcaaataaaaagtattccaAAATcagttcctcctcttctttgtcttcctcATCTTCAAGGTCAAGTTCAGACTGCTCAGATACAGGATCCGATACCCATAAATCCGATTCACGCTCATCATCAAGGAAACATGCTTCTGGTGTAACCCCCTCGTCACCAAAACAGAGGTGTAAATCAGGAAGAAAATCAGTGAGTACACAGCCTGCAAGTGCTAAACCAAAAGCTGGTAACTACAATGAGGAATCAGAGAATGCTGTAACAGACGTAACTCCTTTGTCAACGCCAGACATCAGCCCTATCCAGTCGTTTGAACTAGGCACATCACATGATCAGAAAGTAAAAGTTAAAAGGCAAGAAAATGTGAGCCGGGATGTATATGAGGATGTGGAGGCTTTAAAACATGAGCCAAGACCTCTGAAATCagccagaaggaaagaaaagcatggGCAGAATTTTGCTCCAAGATCATCAGTGTTAGATGCAAATCTAGACCATAGATCCAAACAGAAAGTCTTAAATGACACCATGGACCTTAATCATCTGCTGAAAG CTTTTCTGCAGTTAGATAAAAAGGGACCACAAAAACATCACTTTGAGCAGCCTTCTGTAATGCCTAGGAAAAACTACTCTTTCACAAGAGAAGAGGTGAGACAGATTGATCGGGAAAATCAGAGGCTTTTGAAAGAACTGTCAAGACAGGCTGAAAAACCAGGAAGCAAAAGTACAATTCCCGGAAGATCGATTGGCCATCCCCCTAAGTTATATCATAGTGCTCTCAACAGACAGAGGGAACAACAAAGGATTGAAAGAGAAAATTTG GCTTTATTGAAACGGCTTGAAGCTGTGAAACCAACAGTTGGCATGAAGCGCTCTGAACAGCTGATGGACTATCATCGAAATGTGGGCTATCTCAACCCTTCACCATCCATGAGACGCGTGAGATCTACTCTTGGCCATTATAGCCCACTGA GAGGAGCTTCCAGGACATCCAGTGCGACCAGTGGCTTCAGTTGTAAGACTGATCGATCAATGTTGGACGCATCCAGTGGCTTTTTGCTAAGACCGAAACCCCCGAATGTTCGTACTGCTTGGTTGTAA